A region of the Neomicrococcus lactis genome:
ATATGACGTCGAAGGCCTACAAGATGGCCATTCTAGGATCTTTCGCTTTTTCTATTCTGGGCATCATCCTTGCGGTGATCGGATCTAACGTCCAAAGCCAGCCCACCATGTTCACTGCCATTGGCTTGTTGGTGGTTGGTGTATTCATCCACATTGTCGGGCTGTTCATCCGCACCCGTGACGCGCGGAATTACCGTAAGACTCTCAAGCAGTCGTCGCAGCAGTCACCACTCGCGTAGCGCAGCAGGTGCTGGTTGTTTGACGAGTGCTGGCGTCTTACTCAAAAAAGTATTAGCTACGTCGAGGAGCCCTAAGACTTCTGAATCCGTGATCGTGTAGTTACACATGAGCGCGCTCGCGCTGAGACTTCACTAAGCGGTTCTTATGCAGGACTTTGAGATGCTGCGATAGGTGGCTTGGCTCGATATCCATGTAATCCAGCAAATGCGAGACCGGCGCAGTGTGGCCATCTGCCTCGTGCAGAAGCTCCAGCACTCGAATCCGCGCCGGATGACCCAAGCTCTTGAAGAGATTGGTCTTGCTTTCGTGCAGCGGCATGAGCCCTGGTTCCAACAACATACTGCCCCCGATTTGCCGGTAACTAAGCGCCCTTACGCCAATGTTCAATCTACAGACACTTGTTACAAAATGACGCGGACGTGTCGAAGTGAGTAGCGCATGCGACGCACTGATGTTTCGCATTGCTGGAAAAAATGTGACTAGCGTCATAGGCTCACTGAAAGCAAGACAAGAGTGCACCGCCCAATGGCGGTGTCACTAGTAGCTTTCTATAGCACTCAAGGGGGAGGGGCTTATGCTCACTCGGCGTCCCAAGATCATGACTAGCGCCCGGACGGAGGTGACTCCGGGCGGCGGTCGTCTGCGTCAGGGCAAGCGGTGGGCGGCTGCGGCTCTAGCCGTTGGCTCCATAGTGGGTATGACAGGCTGTGGTGCCGCAGAAGAGGGCACTCCTACGCTGACCTGGTACATCAACCCGGACGATGGCGGCCAAGCGGAGCTGGCGCAGCAATGCACAGCGGCCGCGAATGGCAAATATCGCATTCAGGTCTCGCTCTTGCCTAACGAGGCTGCCTCTCAGCGTGAGCAGCTCGCTCGCCGTCTGGCGGCCGGTGACTCGTCCATGGACATCATGAGTCTCGATCCACCATTCATCCCGGAGCTCGCGGAACCTGGCTTCTTGGCGCCCGTTCCTGAAGGAACTGCGGAGCGCACCACCAAGAACACGTTGGAAGGCGCACTGGCCGGAGCTAAGTGGAAAGACAAGCTCGTGACGGTTCCGTTCTGGGCTAACACGCAGCTGTTGTGGTACCGAAAATCCGTGGTGGAAAAGGCTGGACTCGATATGTCCAAGCCCGTCACGTGGGATCAGCTCATCGACGTAGCTCGGACA
Encoded here:
- a CDS encoding metalloregulator ArsR/SmtB family transcription factor: MLLEPGLMPLHESKTNLFKSLGHPARIRVLELLHEADGHTAPVSHLLDYMDIEPSHLSQHLKVLHKNRLVKSQRERAHV